In Micropterus dolomieu isolate WLL.071019.BEF.003 ecotype Adirondacks linkage group LG17, ASM2129224v1, whole genome shotgun sequence, one genomic interval encodes:
- the atg16l1 gene encoding autophagy-related protein 16-1 — translation MAERRAECTWKRHISEQLKLRDRVQRQAFEEIVHQYNRLLEKSDLQAVLSERYQTDKYDVQRSHESSAGADAGRSDALQQEMAQMRIKHQEELTELHKKRGELAQSVIELNNLIQQKDKEIQSNEAKMLEYQQQIANLEGDCRDLRSYLQDLEKANQTLKDEYDALQITFSALEEKLRKTTEDNQELVSRWMAEKAQEANKLNAENEKDCRRRQAKLQKELADAAKEPLPVDPEDDIEVLAEDGGKGAAETSPNRPFIRTPSKKISQPPPGGLLDSISNIFGVSECVQPGFVPPHSRRRHANSFSSSPENPDAPSGVCAEVRVPSTALHVFEAHDGEVNAVRFSPGSRLLATGGMDRRVKLWEVVAGRCEPKGALTGSNAGITSIEFDSAGSYLLAASNDFASRIWTVDDYRLRHTLTGHSGKVLSARFLLDNARIVSGSYDRTLKLWDLRSKVCMKTVFAGSSCNDIVCTEQCVMSGHFDKKVRFWDIRAESIVLELELQGRVTSLDLNHDRTELLTCSRDDQVKIIDLRTNAVRQTLSAQGFKCGADWTRVTFSPDGSYVAGGSADGALYIWNVLTGKVDRTLDRNHNSAINSVSWSPSGAYVASVEKGSKAILWSDM, via the exons ATGGCGGAGCGGCGGGCGGAGTGTACGTGGAAGAGACACATCTCGGAGCAGCTGAAGCTCAGAGACCGAGTGCAGAGGCAGGCCTTCGAGGAGATCGTCCACCAGT ATAACCGTCTGCTGGAGAAGTCCGACCTGCAGGCCGTCCTCTCAGAGAGGTACCAGACTGACAAGTATGACGTCCAGAGGAGCCACGAGTCCAG TGCGGGCGCAGACGCGGGGCGCAGCGACGCCCTGCAGCAGGAAATGGCTCAGATGAGAATCAAACACCAGGAGGAGCTGACGGAGCTGCACAAGAAGCGAGGAGAG CTGGCTCAGAGCGTGATCGAGCTGAACAACCTGATTCAACAGAAGGACAAGGAGATCCAGAGCAACGAGGCCAA GATGCTGGAGTACCAGCAGCAGATTGCCAACCTGGAGGGGGACTGTCGGGACCTGAGGAGCTACCTGCAG GACCTGGAGAAGGCGAACCAGACCCTGAAGGACGAGTACGACGCCCTGCAGATCACCTTCTCTGCTCTGGAGGAGAAACTGAGGAAAACCACGGAAGACAACCAGGAGCTGGTGTCCCGCTGGATGGCCGAGAAGGCTCAGGAGGCCAACAAGCTGAACGCAGAGAACGAGAAGGACTGCAG aCGGCGACAGGCCAAACTGCAGAAGGAGCTTGCAGACGCCGCCAAAGAGCCGCTGCCCGTCGACCC GGAGGACGACATCGAGGTTCTGGCTGAGGATGGAGGGAAAGGGGCTGCAGAGACCTCGCCTAACAGACCGTTCATCAGAACTCCCAG TAAGAAAATCTCGCAGCCTCCCCCTGGTGGTCTGCTGGACTCCATCTCCAACATCTTTGG cgtGTCTGAGTGTGTTCAGCCAGGATTCGTCCCACCACACTCCAG GCGTCGACATGCAAACTCCTTCAGCTCCTCCCCTGAGAACCCTGACGCCCCGTCTGGAGTGTGTGCGGAGGTTCGAGTCCCGTCGACGGCGCTGCATGTGTTT gAAGCCCACGATGGCGAGGTGAACGCTGTGAGGTTCAGCCCCGGCTCTCGTCTTCTCGCCACGGGAGGGATGGACCGCAGGGTGAAGCTGTGGGAGGTGGTCGCCG GTCGCTGCGAGCCTAAAGGAGCTCTCACGGGCAGCAACGCTGGGATCACCAGCATCGAGTTCGACAGCGCC GGCTCCTACCTGCTGGCTGCCTCCAATGACTTTGCCAGTCGGATCTGGACCGTAGACGACTACAGACTGAGG CACACCTTGacgggtcacagtgggaaaGTGCTGTCAGCTCGCTTCCTATTGGACAACGCCCGGATCGTCTCTGGGAGCTACGATCGAACGCTCAAACTGTGGGACCTCCGCAGCAAAGTCT GTATGAAGACGGtgtttgctggttccagctgtAATGACATCGTGTGCACGGAGCAGTGCGTCATGAGCGGACACTTTGATAAGAAGGTTCGGTTCTGGGATATCAG aGCGGAGAGTATAGTCCTGGAGCTGGAGCTGCAGGGTCGGGTGACGTCTCTGGACCTGAACCACGACCGCACCGAGCTGCTCACCTGCTCCAGAGACGACCAGGTGAAGATCATTGACCTGCGCACCAACGCCGTCAGGCAGACGTTAAG tgcTCAGGGCTTCAAGTGTGGAGCCGACTGGACCAGGGTCACCTTCAG TCCTGACGGCAGCTACGTGGCCGGAGGATCAGCTGATGGCGCTCTGTACATCTGGAACGTCCTGACTGGGAAAGTGGACCGAACTCTGGACCGAAACCACAA ctcTGCCATCAACTCGGTGTCCTGGTCACCTTCAGGAGCGTACGTCGCCAGCGTGGAGAAGGGCAGCAAGGCCATCCTGTGGTCTgacatgtga